One segment of Phragmites australis chromosome 13, lpPhrAust1.1, whole genome shotgun sequence DNA contains the following:
- the LOC133888744 gene encoding putative GEM-like protein 8 — MRKSSSGHVIGVPVTSKAYGIEEVSRDPSFRKVDGDHLAVSLTHPSPYASFGYKHSSKGQVIHWVSKLSRRAQGFREHVSLGPKLSETVKGKLSLGARILQAGGIERVFRQAFSAEKSERLVKALQCYLYTTGGPIAGMLFVSTKKVAFRSDRPVTVTSPKGDTVRVTYKVVVPLKRIHKVRPSENVDKPEEKYIHVATVDGFEFWFMGFVSYQRSCKYMQQVISDLQ; from the exons ATGAGGAAGTCGAGCAGCGGCCATGTCATCGGAGTCCCGGTGACCTCCAAGGCGTATGGCATAGAGGAGGTGTCCAGGGATCCGTCGTTTAGGAAGGTCGATGGTGATCACCTTGCTGTCTCGTTGACGCACCCCAGCCCGTACGCGTCTTTCGGCTATAAGCACA GTAGCAAGGGTCAGGTGATCCACTGGGTGAGCAAGCTGAGCAGAAGGGCCCAAGGCTTCAGAGAGCATG TGAGCTTGGGGCCGAAGCTGTCGGAGACTGTCAAGGGGAAGCTGAGCTTGGGGGCGCGGATCCTGCAGGCCGGCGGGATAGAGCGCGTGTTCCGGCAGGCGTTCTCCGCCGAGAAGAGCGAGCGGCTGGTGAAGGCGCTGCAGTGTTACCTCTACACCACCGGCGGCCCCATCGCCGGGATGCTCTTCGTGTCCACCAAGAAGGTCGCCTTCCGCAGCGACCGGCCCGTCACGGTCACCTCGCCCAAGGGCGACACGGTGCGGGTGACCTACAAGGTGGTGGTCCCGCTCAAGAGGATCCACAAGGTGCGGCCGAGCGAGAACGTCGACAAGCCGGAGGAGAAGTACATCCACGTCGCCACGGTGGACGGGTTCGAGTTCTGGTTCATGGGGTTCGTGAGCTACCAGAGGTCGTGCAAGTACATGCAGCAAGTCATCTCTGACCTGCAATGA
- the LOC133888646 gene encoding putative GEM-like protein 8: MDKAGHEHVIGIPVSNKAFGIEEPDYPSEGAAYHHDAKNPTTAGRAGKFGRTGDRVAQGLKEHVTLGPKLYETVKGKLSLGARILQAGGVEKVFRRWFSVEKGEKLLKASQCYLSTTAGPIAGMLFISTEKIAFRSDRSLALTSPRGDTVRVPYKVAIPVRRVKTAKPSENKHRPEQKYVQVVTDDGFEFWFMGFVSYQVSLQQLEQAIAQSQ, from the exons ATGGATAAGGCAGGGCATGAGCATGTGATCGGCATCCCAGTGAGCAACAAGGCGTTCGGCATTGAGGAGCCGGATTACCCTAGCGAAGGGGCTGCCTATCACCACGATGCGAAGAATCCAACCACCGCGGGGCGTGCTGGAAAATTCGGCAGGACCGGAGACAGGGTTGCTCAAGGACTGAAAGAACATG TGACTCTTGGGCCAAAACTGTACGAGACCGTGAAGGGCAAGCTGTCGCTGGGCGCAAGAATCCTGCAGGCAGGCGGCGTGGAGAAGGTTTTCCGACGTTGGTTCTCCGTCGAAAAGGGCGAGAAGCTCCTGAAGGCCTCGCAGTGCTACCTGTCCACCACCGCGGGCCCGATCGCCGGCATGCTCTTCATATCGACGGAGAAGATCGCCTTCCGTAGCGACCGGTCGCTGGCGCTGACCTCTCCCAGGGGCGACACGGTGCGGGTGCCATACAAGGTCGCCATCCCGGTGAGGAGGGTCAAGACGGCGAAGCCGAGCGAGAACAAGCACCGGCCGGAGCAGAAGTACGTGCAGGTCGTGACGGACGACGGCTTCGAGTTCTGGTTCATGGGGTTCGTCAGCTACCAGGTGTCGCTGCAGCAACTGGAGCAGGCGATCGCGCAGTCGCAATGA